A single genomic interval of Spirochaetota bacterium harbors:
- the aroF gene encoding 3-deoxy-7-phosphoheptulonate synthase, with protein sequence MIIVLKKEASEQDIEKIVSKVREHGLEAHISRGVEKIVIGVVGDDNKLINVPIESLNNVEQVIRITKPYKLASRDFHPHNTVIDLGTVKIGGDEIAVIAGPCSVETKEQITHIAKEVKKFGANLLRGGAFKPRTSPYSFQGLGREGLELLKLAKEITGLPIVTEVLDTRDIDMVAEYADVLQVGARNAQNFPLLRELGKIRKPVLLKRGLSMKADEWVMSAEYIMSGGNYNVILCERGIRTFETATRNTLDINIIPVMKEKTHLPVIIDPSHATGKAKYVPDMALASIAAGADGIMVEVHNDPENAWSDGDQSITPEQFGKMMEKIKLIAQAVGRKIPAVV encoded by the coding sequence ATGATAATAGTTTTAAAGAAAGAAGCATCAGAACAGGACATTGAGAAGATCGTTAGCAAAGTTAGAGAACATGGATTAGAGGCTCATATATCAAGAGGTGTTGAAAAGATAGTTATAGGAGTAGTTGGAGATGACAACAAACTCATAAATGTTCCGATTGAAAGTCTAAATAATGTTGAACAGGTGATAAGGATTACAAAACCATATAAACTGGCTAGTAGAGATTTTCATCCTCACAATACTGTGATAGATTTAGGAACTGTCAAGATAGGAGGAGATGAGATAGCAGTCATAGCTGGTCCTTGTAGCGTTGAAACAAAAGAACAAATTACTCATATAGCCAAAGAGGTAAAAAAATTTGGTGCTAACCTACTAAGAGGCGGTGCTTTTAAGCCAAGAACATCTCCTTATTCCTTTCAGGGGCTAGGTAGAGAGGGATTAGAATTACTCAAACTTGCCAAGGAGATAACAGGACTTCCAATAGTTACTGAGGTTTTAGATACAAGAGACATAGATATGGTCGCAGAGTATGCTGATGTTCTACAAGTTGGTGCTAGAAATGCTCAAAACTTTCCATTACTCAGAGAGCTTGGTAAAATAAGAAAACCTGTGTTGCTGAAGAGAGGTCTTTCAATGAAAGCCGATGAATGGGTTATGTCTGCAGAGTATATTATGTCAGGTGGTAATTATAATGTCATACTATGTGAGAGAGGTATAAGAACATTTGAAACTGCTACAAGAAATACACTTGATATAAACATAATCCCTGTTATGAAAGAAAAAACGCATCTACCGGTAATCATAGACCCAAGTCACGCAACAGGAAAAGCCAAGTATGTTCCAGATATGGCACTTGCGTCAATAGCGGCAGGAGCGGATGGGATTATGGTTGAGGTCCACAACGACCCAGAGAATGCTTGGTCGGATGGAGACCAATCAATCACTCCAGAACAGTTTGGTAAAATGATGGAGAAGATCAAACTCATAGCACAAGCAGTCGGTAGAAAAATACCAGCAGTGGTATAA
- a CDS encoding D-alanine--D-alanine ligase encodes MSDLKHKYRDLIEFYKTKNIAVLMGGLSSEREVSIRSGENVYNALVKLGFKVVKMDVDANIARRLVKDNVDVAVIMLHGKYGEDGVIQGVLELMGIPYTGCDVLTSAIGMNKIFTKEILKVNGIPTPQYVKMTPGNPDKSYEDIMRLGLPVVLKPISEGSSVGVEIVKDEDQLSGKIRSYLRRYPESFAEKFINGTEVTVGVIGKGGDITVLPTMELRPRKEFYDYEAKYTKGMTDFIIPADIPKEVEEKVIEYTKMAFKSLNCRGVVRFDAVVSREDNIPYFLEVNTIPGMTETSDIPAMAKAAGMSFEEVVLKILEYVEW; translated from the coding sequence ATGAGTGATTTGAAGCATAAGTACAGGGATCTTATAGAGTTTTATAAAACAAAGAATATTGCTGTTCTGATGGGGGGCTTGTCTTCTGAAAGAGAGGTTTCAATAAGGTCTGGAGAGAATGTTTATAACGCTTTGGTTAAACTTGGTTTTAAAGTTGTCAAGATGGATGTAGATGCCAACATCGCAAGAAGGCTTGTAAAGGATAATGTTGATGTAGCAGTTATAATGCTTCACGGTAAGTATGGAGAGGATGGAGTTATACAAGGTGTTCTTGAACTTATGGGAATACCTTATACAGGTTGTGATGTTCTAACAAGTGCTATAGGAATGAATAAGATATTTACAAAAGAGATCCTTAAAGTAAATGGTATTCCTACACCACAGTATGTCAAGATGACCCCAGGTAATCCTGATAAATCTTATGAAGACATTATGAGATTGGGGCTTCCTGTTGTTCTAAAACCGATAAGTGAAGGTTCTAGTGTAGGGGTTGAGATTGTTAAAGACGAGGACCAACTATCCGGAAAGATAAGAAGTTATTTGAGAAGATACCCTGAATCGTTCGCAGAGAAGTTCATAAACGGAACTGAGGTAACAGTAGGTGTTATAGGAAAAGGAGGTGATATAACCGTATTACCTACTATGGAGTTAAGACCTAGAAAGGAGTTCTATGACTATGAAGCAAAATATACAAAGGGAATGACAGATTTTATCATACCGGCAGACATACCAAAAGAGGTAGAGGAAAAGGTTATAGAATATACCAAGATGGCTTTTAAATCACTCAACTGTAGGGGGGTTGTCAGGTTTGACGCTGTTGTTTCAAGAGAAGATAATATACCATACTTCCTAGAAGTTAACACCATACCCGGTATGACGGAAACAAGTGATATACCTGCTATGGCAAAGGCCGCAGGAATGTCTTTTGAAGAAGTTGTTCTTAAGATACTTGAGTATGTAGAATGGTAG
- a CDS encoding shikimate kinase, with protein MKKQIFLIGYRATGKTTVGKEISKIIGWNFVDIDSEIERITSKKISDIFKNDGEDKFREIESEVLKTLSTLDNTVFSTGGGIILLEKNREIIKEGFVVLLEASIQTIMKRMMNDNSRPPLTNLTLEEEIQKTLSQRQPIYNQVYHVKIVNENISVQTIANLIANIIPFKG; from the coding sequence ATGAAGAAACAGATATTCCTTATCGGTTATAGAGCAACAGGTAAAACTACAGTTGGAAAGGAAATCTCTAAAATAATAGGATGGAATTTTGTTGACATAGACTCTGAGATAGAGAGAATAACATCCAAAAAGATATCGGATATTTTTAAAAACGATGGAGAAGACAAATTCAGAGAAATTGAGAGTGAGGTTCTAAAAACTCTATCCACTCTTGATAACACTGTTTTTTCTACTGGGGGCGGAATAATACTACTTGAGAAAAATAGAGAAATCATAAAAGAAGGTTTTGTTGTACTACTTGAGGCGAGCATTCAAACAATTATGAAAAGGATGATGAATGATAACTCAAGACCACCCCTAACAAACCTTACTCTTGAGGAAGAGATACAAAAAACTCTATCCCAAAGACAACCCATCTACAATCAGGTGTATCATGTTAAGATCGTGAATGAGAATATTTCAGTCCAAACCATCGCAAATCTTATAGCAAATATCATTCCCTTTAAAGGATGA
- the pabB gene encoding aminodeoxychorismate synthase component I: MTFDKDIVFVIDKQDYLLVFEKPIFEVSAEQIEDVEENLKFVDDLIREGFYICGFMTYEAGYPILKLSTRSVDNRIPIIWFGAFTKPKLVEVPNNRREYSISNIHPSMTLEEYLKKVEELKFYIKNGYTYQVNFTFKLLFDFEGDVLSFFLDLRSKQKVKYARFVKYHDTYILSVSPELFFLTKGNRIISKPMKGTIRRGRFPEEDLELMKKLYTSEKNRAENLMITDLIRNDLGSISKFGSIKVKRIFEIEKYETVFQMTSTVEGILNKEVRFSEIISNIFPGGSITGAPKKKTVEIISKLETLPRGIYTGTIGYISPKGFSEFNIAIRTPLIHKNKCEMGVGSGITWYSEAEEEYSECILKSHFLTSKPYPKFKLIETFLLKNHKLYLLDYHLKRLKMSAKFFSFRYNRRIILEKLKEIVKLDGKFRLRLLLEQNGDVTLEVREFEEPRKRGYVKVSKDRVDSNDKFIYHKTTNREMYDYYTRKARDEELVDYIFLNEKGYVTEGTVNNLIIVRNGKLITPIRTSGLLRGTMLEYLSRKYKITEEFITLSDLMASERVFLCNSVSGLKEVKIIT, encoded by the coding sequence ATGACCTTTGACAAAGACATAGTATTTGTCATAGATAAACAGGACTATCTACTCGTTTTTGAAAAACCTATTTTTGAGGTTTCCGCAGAGCAAATAGAAGATGTTGAAGAAAATCTCAAGTTTGTAGATGATCTCATAAGGGAAGGTTTTTACATCTGTGGCTTTATGACATATGAAGCAGGCTACCCAATACTTAAATTATCTACTAGGTCTGTTGATAATAGAATACCTATCATCTGGTTCGGTGCATTCACAAAACCTAAACTTGTTGAAGTTCCTAACAACAGGAGGGAATATTCTATTTCAAACATCCACCCATCTATGACACTAGAGGAATACCTAAAGAAAGTAGAAGAATTGAAGTTTTACATTAAAAATGGCTATACTTACCAAGTTAATTTTACATTTAAACTACTATTTGACTTTGAAGGAGATGTTTTGAGTTTTTTCCTAGACTTAAGAAGTAAGCAGAAAGTCAAATACGCAAGATTCGTAAAATACCACGATACATACATCCTTTCAGTTTCACCAGAACTCTTTTTTTTGACAAAAGGTAATAGGATAATCTCAAAGCCGATGAAAGGAACGATAAGAAGAGGTAGATTTCCAGAGGAAGATCTGGAACTTATGAAAAAACTCTATACAAGCGAGAAAAACAGGGCAGAGAACCTTATGATTACAGACCTAATAAGAAATGACCTAGGCTCAATATCAAAGTTTGGGAGCATAAAGGTAAAAAGGATATTTGAGATTGAGAAGTATGAAACAGTGTTTCAGATGACTTCAACGGTAGAAGGAATCCTCAACAAGGAGGTAAGGTTTAGTGAAATTATTTCAAACATCTTCCCAGGAGGATCAATAACCGGAGCACCTAAGAAAAAAACAGTTGAGATAATAAGCAAGTTAGAAACACTACCAAGAGGTATATATACTGGAACAATAGGATACATATCACCTAAAGGTTTTTCAGAATTCAACATAGCAATTAGAACACCTTTGATTCACAAGAATAAATGTGAAATGGGAGTAGGCAGTGGGATAACTTGGTATTCTGAAGCAGAGGAAGAGTACAGTGAGTGTATCCTTAAGTCACATTTCTTAACATCAAAACCGTATCCAAAGTTTAAACTAATAGAAACATTCCTTTTAAAGAACCATAAATTATACCTTCTTGACTACCATCTAAAGCGTCTCAAAATGTCAGCAAAATTTTTCTCTTTCAGATACAACCGAAGAATCATCCTTGAGAAACTTAAAGAAATAGTCAAACTTGATGGAAAATTTAGATTAAGACTACTACTGGAGCAAAACGGAGATGTAACCTTGGAAGTAAGAGAATTTGAAGAACCTAGAAAAAGAGGTTATGTAAAAGTATCAAAAGACAGAGTTGATAGCAATGATAAGTTTATTTATCACAAAACAACAAATAGGGAGATGTATGATTATTACACTAGAAAAGCACGAGACGAGGAACTCGTTGATTATATCTTCTTGAATGAAAAAGGTTATGTAACAGAAGGAACAGTCAATAACCTAATTATAGTTAGGAACGGGAAACTAATAACACCTATCAGAACATCTGGACTTTTGAGAGGAACTATGCTAGAATACCTATCAAGAAAATACAAGATTACTGAAGAGTTTATAACTCTGTCAGACCTGATGGCTTCAGAAAGAGTCTTTCTATGTAATTCTGTCAGCGGTCTAAAGGAAGTAAAGATAATTACTTAA
- a CDS encoding alpha-amylase family glycosyl hydrolase yields MRVFTLILGMMLISAALNAQEAEVIKVLENDTKWWTTPYKVDKLPVWHNAVGYEIFVRSFYDSNGDGIGDFKGIIQKLDYLKSLGVDYIWLMPIHPSKEYHGYDVIDYYDVNPQFGTMEDFDNLVKEAKKRGIKIILDFVYNHTSRHHPWFVDSATNEKSKYRDWYVWSKDQPLGDWPNPTGQSKQNVWNRYDFITNAYRYGWYFYSAFNFNIPDLNLENTNVVAELKKIAKFWIDKGVEGFRLDAARFAIAKGPDKQADTPETIEFWKDFMGYLKKIKPDIYVVSEVFAGPSIVEKYYQGGKTFDNAFNFEFATSFALPPLVASKSRTAMNTFNGWYNNKQIPIHFFSPFLSNHDTGRFGSKIRNDDAIKMALAMLLTTPGGLPFLYYGDEIGLPDDTKVLIGDADRRSIMLWDDTKFGGFTTGPRIWHARYNAIETNYSVKVQEQNPNSILNFTKSLITLKKTKTKALSSFADYTPLSVSKDVIMAYARKYENDYAIVIYNLSKRDENTVSLELNGLPTGISYVDGLSSLGSDVKQIGETIAKDKKTEIKIKPREVIVMLFSQPTQQKK; encoded by the coding sequence ATGAGAGTATTTACTCTGATTTTGGGAATGATGCTCATTTCTGCTGCTTTGAACGCTCAAGAAGCAGAAGTGATAAAGGTTCTTGAGAACGACACTAAGTGGTGGACTACTCCTTACAAAGTGGATAAATTACCCGTATGGCACAATGCAGTTGGATACGAGATATTTGTGAGAAGTTTTTATGATAGCAATGGAGATGGGATAGGAGATTTCAAAGGAATAATTCAGAAACTTGACTATCTTAAGTCTCTTGGAGTTGATTATATATGGCTTATGCCTATTCATCCTTCTAAAGAATATCACGGCTACGATGTGATAGATTACTATGATGTTAACCCGCAATTTGGAACGATGGAAGACTTTGATAATCTAGTAAAGGAGGCTAAAAAAAGAGGAATAAAGATAATACTGGATTTCGTGTATAACCATACTTCAAGGCATCATCCTTGGTTTGTAGACTCCGCTACAAATGAAAAATCCAAATACAGAGACTGGTATGTGTGGAGCAAAGATCAACCACTTGGAGACTGGCCTAATCCAACAGGTCAATCAAAACAGAATGTTTGGAACAGGTACGACTTCATAACGAACGCATACAGGTATGGGTGGTATTTTTACTCTGCTTTTAACTTCAACATACCCGACCTGAACCTTGAGAACACTAATGTTGTAGCTGAACTTAAGAAGATTGCTAAATTCTGGATTGATAAAGGAGTTGAAGGATTTAGATTAGACGCTGCAAGGTTTGCTATCGCAAAGGGACCTGATAAACAAGCCGATACTCCAGAGACAATTGAGTTTTGGAAAGACTTTATGGGATACCTTAAGAAGATAAAACCAGATATATATGTTGTGTCAGAGGTATTTGCAGGTCCTTCAATCGTTGAGAAATACTATCAAGGTGGTAAAACGTTTGACAATGCTTTTAACTTTGAGTTTGCTACATCTTTCGCACTACCACCACTCGTTGCATCAAAGTCAAGAACAGCAATGAATACCTTTAACGGATGGTATAACAATAAACAAATACCTATACACTTCTTCTCACCATTCCTATCAAACCATGATACTGGGAGGTTCGGTAGTAAGATAAGGAACGACGATGCGATAAAGATGGCACTTGCTATGCTACTTACAACTCCTGGAGGACTACCATTCCTATACTATGGCGATGAGATAGGGCTACCTGATGACACGAAAGTTCTGATAGGAGATGCTGATAGGAGAAGTATAATGCTCTGGGATGATACGAAATTCGGTGGTTTCACGACAGGTCCTAGAATCTGGCACGCAAGGTATAACGCAATAGAAACAAACTATTCCGTAAAGGTTCAGGAACAAAACCCAAATTCTATCCTAAACTTTACGAAGTCTCTAATAACGCTTAAAAAGACAAAAACCAAGGCTCTCTCCTCATTCGCAGACTATACACCACTCTCGGTATCAAAAGATGTTATAATGGCTTACGCTAGAAAATATGAGAATGACTATGCTATCGTGATATACAACCTTAGCAAAAGAGACGAGAACACAGTAAGCCTAGAACTTAACGGACTACCAACAGGAATAAGTTATGTTGATGGTTTGAGTTCATTAGGTAGTGATGTCAAACAAATTGGTGAAACTATAGCAAAAGACAAGAAAACCGAGATAAAAATCAAACCAAGAGAAGTAATAGTAATGCTATTCTCACAACCAACGCAACAGAAAAAGTAG